From a single Rhinolophus ferrumequinum isolate MPI-CBG mRhiFer1 chromosome 15, mRhiFer1_v1.p, whole genome shotgun sequence genomic region:
- the ANKRD11 gene encoding ankyrin repeat domain-containing protein 11 isoform X2 translates to MESRRTRTQMPPAQSMSWYKAGSLLEAPWHEMEVPRSKKKEKQGPERKRIKKEPVTRKAGLLFGMGLSGIRAGYPLSERQQVALLMQMTAEESANSPVDTTPKHPSQSTVCQKGTPNSASKTKDKVNKRNERGETRLHRAAIRGDARRIKELISEGADVNVKDFAGWTALHEACNRGYYDVAKQLLAAGAEVNTKGLDDDTPLHDAANNGHYKVVKLLLRYGGNPQQSNRKGETPLKVANSPTMVNLLLGKGTYTSSEESSTESSEEEDAPSFAPSSSVDGNNTDSEFEKGLKHKAKNPEPQKTVTPVKDEYEFDEDDEQDRVPPVDDKHLLKKDYRKETKSNSFISIPKMEVKSYTKNNTIAPKKAAHRILSDTSDEEDVGVTVGTGEKLRLSAHTMLPSNKTREPSNSKQQKEKNKVKKKRKKETKGKEVRFGKRNDKFCSSESESESSESGEDDGDSVGSSGCLKESPLVLKDPSLFSSLSASSTSSHGSSAAQKHNPSHTDQHAKHWRTDNWKTISSPAWSEVSSLSDSTRTRLTSESDCSSEGSSVESLKPVRKRQEHRKRGGLQSALSEKKSSFHSSVDGAIPKLDKEGKVVKKHKTKHKHKNKEKGLCSVSQELKLKSFTYEYEDSKQRSDKAILLDNDISTENKLKVLKHDRDHFKKEEKLSKMKSEEKEWLFKDEIIKVSKDEKSLKRIKDMNKDMSRSFREEKDRSNKAEKEKLVKEKSPKEEKLRLYKEERKKKSKDRPSKLEKKNDFKEDKISKEKEKTFKEDKEKPKKEKVYREDSAFDEYCNKSQFLENEDTKFSLSDDQQDRWFSDLSDSSFDFKGEDSWDSPVTDYRDIKNDSVARLILETVKEDSKEKKRENKSREKREYSEKRSDKDAFFRKKDRDYLDKNPEKRKDQIEKHKSIPSYLPEKDKKRRESAEGGRDRKDRDLSDICRDRKDSLESAKERKDNRVKAEEAYREDLKDYGCESIFKDRSDCDFGKSLEPWERHHPVREKEKKDGLEKEKKEKIKLEKYKDKSSDRDKSEKSILEKCQKDKEFDKCFKEKKDPKEKHKDIHSKDKERKSSLDQVKEKKEKSFPGIISEDFSDKKEEKKGKEKSWYIADIFTDESEDEKDDYTASGFKIGEASEVQRADSLQEKDDGREPYPSDRHRKHSADRQHSEKQKEKELKEKKKEKATEGGKDKKEKGFEKHKEKKDKESTEKYKDRKDRTSVDSTQEKKNKQKPPEKVEKKPSAEEKAKSRHRERPDKEHCRERKASKSAEVEKSLLEKLEEEALHEYREDSNDKISEVSSDSFTDRGQDPGLSALLEVSFTEPPEERVKENCPQEKLKEKERHRHSSSSSKKSHERERVKKEKSEKKEKSDDYKDLGSRKDSSQYEKDFLDADAYGISYSTKADIEDELDKTIELFSAEKKDKNDSEREPSKKIEKELKPYGSSAINILKERKRREKHREKWRDEKERHRDKHGDGLLRHHKEEHRPAAKDKDSPPSSFKEKSKDESLKLSETKLKEKFKENPEKEKGDSVKISNGNDKLQLSKDPGKKDVRPREKLLGDGDLMMTSFERMLSQKDLEIEERHKRHKERMKQMEKMRHRSGDPKLKERIKPGEDMRKKSLDAPPKKPLGLDLALKDKKLKESAPAPPAPETKPHPGPAVDARDWLAGPHMKEVLPASPRPDQNRPTGVPTPTSVVSCPSYEEAMHTPRTPSCSADDYHDVMFDCTDPPPVSSTAASACSPSFFDRFSVAGSGISETPGQTPTRPLCTNLYRSVSVDIRRTPEEEFSVGDKLFRQQSVPTASSYDSPGQHLEDKAPVPPGPPEKFACLSPGYYSPDYGIPSPKVDTLHCPPAAVVTATPSPEGAFSGSQAKSPTSHRDELLASSMEGALPPDLGIPLDATEDQQATAAIIPPEPSYLEPLDEGPFSTVITEEPVEWAHPTASEQGLSSSLIGSAPENPVTWPMGSDLMLKSPQRFPESPKHFCPAEALHPAAPGPFGTTEPPYPVSPVSYPLSVTEPGLEEVKDASVDAIPAAISTAEEPAPFAPPSRLESFFSNCKPLPEAPPDVPPEPACMTTVAQVEALGPLENTFLENGHSLSALGPVEPVSWPDAFPNSEDDLDLGPFSLPELPLQTKDVSDVETEPVEESPLIPPESTPAGAPMVLNGGDVATSAAEEQLVLPPDQAVPQLPAEPEPSEGPKPDVMLEATVEAEAESEGRAPEASDSSLGLTPPSPEQRPPGSGDEAEGPDPSAAPHSTPEPLGDGPAQAHGADGAGPHDSAGLEGPPGSLQSESTEQEPRPTAEAPKAPKIEEIPQRMTRNRAQMLANQNKQSSPPSEKEPAPTTTPTPRAKGRGSEEEDPQAQHPRKRRFQRSSQQLQQQMNTSTQQTREVIQQTLAAIVDAIKLDDIEPYHSDRSNPYFEYLQIRKKIEEKRKILCYITPQAPQCYAEYVTYTGSYLLDGKPLSKLHIPVIAPPPSLAEPLKELFKQQEAVRGKLRLQHSIEREKLIVSCEQEILRVHCRAARTIANQAVPFSACTMLLDSEVYNMPLESQGDENKSVRDRFNARQFISWLQDVDDKYDRMKTCLLMRQQHEAAALNAVQRMEWQLKVQELDPAGHKSLCVNEVPSFYVPMVDVNDDFVLLPA, encoded by the exons ATGGAGAGCAGAAGGACTCGGACACAG ATGCCTCCAGCTCAGTCCATGTCGTGGTACAAGGCGGGTTCGCTCCTCGAAGCGCCATGGCATGAAATGGAGGTGCCTAGAAGCAAGAAGAAAG AGAAGCAGGGTCCTGAGCGGAAGAGGATTAAGAAGGAGCCTGTCACCCGGAAGGCCGGGCTGTTGTTTGGCATGGGGCTGTCTGGGATCCGAGCCGGCTACCCCCTCTCCGAGCGCCAGCAGGTGGCTCTCCTCATGCAGATGACGGCCGAGGAGTCTGCAAACAGCCCAG tagatacaacaccaaagcaCCCCTCCCAGTCGACAGTGTGTCAGAAGGGGACACCTAACTCTGCCTcaaaaaccaaagataaagtGAACAAGAGAAACGAGCGCGGAGAGACCCGCCTGCATCGAGCTGCCATCCGGGGGGATGCCCGGCGCATCAAGGAACTTATCAGCGAGGGGGCGGATGTCAACGTGAAGGACTTTGCAG GCTGGACAGCACTGCATGAGGCATGTAACCGGGGCTACTACGACGTGGCCAAGCAGCTGCTGGCTGCAGGTGCAGAGGTGAACACCAAGGGTCTGGACGACGACACACCCCTGCACGACGCTGCCAACAACGGGCACTACAAG GTGGTGAAGCTGCTGCTGCGGTATGGAGGGAATCCTCAGCAGAGCAACCGAAAGGGCGAGACGCCGCTGAAGGTGGCCAACTCCCCAACCATGGTGAACCTCCTGTTGGGCAAAGGCACCTACACGTCCAGTGAGGAGAGCTCGACTG AGAGCTCAGAGGAGGAAGATGCCCCGTCGTTCGCACCTTCTAGTTCAGTTGATGGCAATAACACGGACTCTGAGTTTGAAAAAGGCCTAAAGCACAAGGCTAAGAATCCAGAGCCCCAGAAAACTGTGACCCCTGTCAAGGACGAGTATGAGTTTGACGAGGACGACGAGCAGGACAGAGTCCCTCCAGTGGATGACAAACACTTACTGAAAAAGGATTACAGAAAAGAGACTAaatcaaatagttttatttctatacCCAAAATGGAAGTGAAAAGTTACACTAAAAATAACACAATTGCACCAAAGAAAGCAGCTCATCGCATCTTGTCAGACACATCAGATGAGGAGGACGTTGGTGTCACTGTGGGGACAGGAGAGAAGCTGAGACTCTCTGCACACACAATGTTGCCCAGTAACAAAACACGGGAGCCTTCTAATTCCaagcagcagaaggaaaaaaataaagtgaaaaagaagcgaaagaaagaaacaaaaggcaaagaagtgCGGTTTGGGAAGAGGAACGACAAGTTCTGTTCCTCTGAGTCAGAGAGCGAGTCCTCAGAGAGCGGCGAGGACGACGGGGACTCGGTGGGTAGCTCTGGCTGCCTCAAGGAGTCCCCGCTGGTGCTGAAGGACCCCTCCCTGTTCAGCTCCTTATCTGCCTCCTCCACCTCGTCTCACGGGAGCTCTGCCGCCCAGAAGCATAATCCCAGCCACACAGACCAGCATGCCAAGCACTGGCGGACAGACAATTGGAAAACCATTTCTTCTCCAGCCTGGTCAGAGGTCAGCTCTTTATCGGACTCCACGAGAACAAGACTGACCAGTGAGTCTGACTGCTCCTCAGAGGGCTCCAGTGTGGAGTCGCTGAAGCCAGTGAGGAAGAGGCAGGAGCATAGGAAGCGGGGCGGCTTGCAGAGCGCTCTGTCAGAGAAGAAGAGCTCCTTCCACTCCAGTGTGGATGGCGCCATTCCCAAGCTGGACAAGGAGGGGAAAGTGgtcaaaaaacataaaacaaaacacaaacacaaaaacaaagagaaagggcTGTGTTCAGTCAGTCAGGaactaaaattgaaaagtttCACTTATGAATATGAGGACTCCAAACAAAGGTCAGACAAGGCTATACTTTTAGACAATGATATTTCCACTGAAAATAAGTTAAAAGTGTTAAAGCACGATAGAGACCActttaagaaagaagagaagctTAGCAAAATGAAGTCAGAAGAAAAAGAGTGGCTCTTTAAAGATGAGATAATAAAGGTCTCCAAAGATGAAAAGTCACTCAAGAGAATCAAAGACATGAACAAAGACATGAGCAGATCTTTCCGAGAAGAGAAAGACCGTTCGAAtaaagcagaaaaggagaaactggtgaaggaaaagtctccaaaagaggaaaaactgagactatacaaagaggaaagaaagaaaaagtccaaaGACAGGCCttcaaaattagagaaaaagaatgattttaaagaggacaaaatttcaaaagagaaggagaaaactttcaaagaagataaagaaaaacccaaaaaagaaaaagtttatagGGAAGATTCTGCTTTTGATGAATATTGTAACAAAAGTCAGTTTCTGGAGAATGAAGACACCAAATTTAGCCTTTCTGACGATCAGCAAGATCGGTGGTTTTCTGACTTGTCCGATTCGTCCTTTGATTTCAAAGGGGAAGATAGTTGGGATTCTCCAGTGACAGACTACAGGGACATTAAAAATGACTCTGTGGCCAGATTGATCCTGGAAACGGTGAAAGAGGACAGTAAGGAGAAGAAGCGGGAAAACAAAAGCCGGGAGAAGCGAGAGTACAGTGAAAAACGGAGCGACAAAGATGCTTTCTTCAGAAAGAAAGACCGAGACTATCTGGATAAAAACCCTGAGAAGAGAAAAGACCAAATTGAAAAGCATAAAAGTATCCCCAGCTATCTtccagaaaaggacaaaaagaggAGAGAGTCTGCTGAAGGCGGACGAGACAGAAAGGACAGGGATCTGAGTGACATCTGCAGGGACAGGAAGGACTCCCTCGAGAGTGCCAAGGAACGGAAAGACAACAGAGTGAAGGCCGAGGAGGCTTACAGGGAGGACCTGAAGGACTATGGCTGCGAAAGCATCTTCAAGGACAGGTCTGACTGTGACTTTGGGAAGAGTCTGGAGCCTTGGGAAAGGCATCATCcagtgagggagaaggagaagaaagacggccttgagaaggagaagaaggaaaaaataaaattagaaaaatataaagataagtCCAGTGACCgagataaaagtgaaaaatcaatcCTTGAAAAATGTCAGAAGGACAAagaatttgataaatgttttaaagagaaaaaagatcctaaagaaaagcataaagataTACATagcaaagacaaggaaagaaaatcttctCTTGaccaagttaaagaaaaaaaggagaagagttTCCCTGGAATTATCTCAGAGGACTTCTCcgacaaaaaagaggaaaaaaagggtaAAGAGAAAAGCTGGTATATTGCAGATATATTCACAGATGAAAGCGAAGATGAAAAAGATGATTATACAGCCAGCGGATTCAAAATCGGAGAGGCCAGTGAAGTGCAGAGGGCGGACAGCCTCCAGGAGAAAGACGATGGGAGGGAGCCTTACCCCTCAGACAGACACCGGAAGCACTCTGCTGACAGGCAGCACTCggagaagcagaaggagaaagaactcaaagaaaagaaaaaggaaaaagccacAGAAGGGgggaaagacaagaaagaaaaaggctttgAAAAGCACAAAGAGAAGAAGGATAAAGAGTCTACGGAAAAATATAAGGACAGGAAAGACCGAACTTCAGTTGACTCtactcaggaaaagaaaaacaaacagaaacctcCCGAGAAGGTGGAGAAGAAGCCCTCTGCCGAAGAGAAGGCCAAGAGCAGACACAGGGAGAGGCCGGACAAAGAGCACTGCAGAGAGCGGAAAGCATCCAAAAGTGCTGAGGTAGAGAAGAGCCTGCTGGAAAAGTTGGAGGAAGAAGCTCTGCATGAGTACAGGGAAGACTCCAATGACAAGATCAGCGAGGTGTCCTCTGACAGCTTCACGGACCGAGGGCAGGACCCAGGCCTGAGCGCCCTCCTGGAGGTGTCTTTCACCGAGCCCCCTGAGGAGAGGGTCAAGGAGAACTGCCCGCAGGAGAagctgaaggagaaagaaaggcacAGGCACTCTTCTTCCTCATCCAAGAAAAGCCACGAGCGAGAGCGAgtcaagaaagaaaagtctgagaaaaaagaaaagagcgaCGACTACAAGGACCTTGGCAGCAGGAAGGACTCCAGCCAGTATGAAAAGGATTTCTTGGATGCTGATGCTTACGGTATTTCTTACAGTACAAAAGCCGACATAGAAGACGAATTAGATAAAACCATTGAACTGTTTTCTgctgaaaagaaagataaaaacgaTTCTGAAAGAGAACCttccaagaaaatagaaaaggaactAAAGCCTTATGGATCTAGTGCCATCAACATCctaaaagagaggaagaggagagagaagcacaGGGAGAAGTGGAGAGACGAGAAGGAGAGACACCGGGACAAACACGGGGACGGGCTCCTGAGACATCACAAGGAGGAGCACAGGCCTGCAGCCAAAGACAAGGACAGTCCTCCCAGTTCCTTTAAAGAAAAGTCCAAGGACGAAAGCCTGAAACTCAGCGAGACCAAACTGAAGGAGAAATTCAAGGAaaatccagagaaagaaaagggggactCTGTCAAGATCAGCAATGGAAACGATAAGTTACAGCTGTCCAAAGACCCAGGCAAGAAAGATGTCAGGCCCAGAGAGAAGCTTCTAGGAGATGGCGATCTGATGATGACCAGCTTTGAGAGAATGCTCTCCCAGAAAGACCTGGAGATTGAAGAACGCCACAAACGgcacaaagaaagaatgaagcaAATGGAGAAGATGAGGCACAGGTCTGGGGACCCTAAGCTTAAGGAGAGGATAAAGCCGGGTGAGGACATGCGGAAGAAGAGTCTGGATGCCCCTCCGAAGAAGCCACTGGGGCTGGACCTGGCCCTTAAAGACAAAAAGCTCAAGGAGTCGGCTCCTGCTCCACCAGCCCCCGAGACTAAGCCCCACCCAGGACCAGCTGTGGACGCCAGAGACTGGCTGGCAGGACCTCATATGAAAGAGGTCTTGCCTGCTTCCCCCAGGCCTGACCAGAATCGGCCCACTGGGGTGCCCACCCCCACGTCCGTGGTGTCCTGCCCCAGCTACGAGGAGGCGATGCACACGCCCAGGACCCCATCCTGCAGTGCCGACGACTACCACGATGTCATGTTCGACTGCACAGACCCCCCGCCCGTCTCCAGCACGGCCGCCAGTGCCTGCTCCCCCTCCTTCTTTGATAGATTCTCTGTGGCAGGGAGTGGGATTTCAGAAACCCCAGGTCAGACGCCTACAAGGCCTCTGTGCACAAACCTTTATCGTTCGGTCTCTGTTGATATCAGGAGGACCCCCGAAGAAGAATTCAGCGTTGGGGACAAGCTATTCAGACAGCAGAGTGTCCCCACCGCATCCAGTTACGACTCGCCAGGGCAGCACTTGGAGGACAAGGCCCCTGTGCCCCCTGGCCCCCCCGAGAAGTTTGCCTGCTTGTCTCCAGGGTATTACTCTCCGGACTATGGCATCCCCTCCCCCAAAGTGGACACTCTGCACTGCCCACCGGCAGCCGTGGTCACCGCGACCCCCTCCCCAGAGGGCGCCTTCTCTGGTTCACAAGCAAAGTCCCCCACTTCACATAGAGATGAGCTTTTGGCCTCGTCCATGGAGGGGGCCCTTCCCCCCGACTTGGGCATTCCCTTGGATGCTACGGAGGACCAGCAGGCCACGGCCGCCATCATCCCCCCAGAGCCCAGCTACCTGGAGCCCCTGGACGAGGGCCCCTTCAGCACAGTCATCACAGAGGAGCCCGTTGAGTGGGCTCACCCCACCGCCTCGGAGCAGGGCCTCTCTTCCAGCCTAATCGGAAGCGCCCCTGAAAACCCTGTCACCTGGCCCATGGGGTCAGACCTTATGCTTAAGTCTCCACAGAGATTCCCAGAGTCCCCAAAACATTTCTGCCCTGCCGAGGCCCTCCACCCTGCTGCCCCGGGGCCCTTTGGCACCACGGAGCCCCCTTACCCCGTTTCCCCTGTCTCGTACCCTCTGTCGGTCACTGAGCCAGGACTAGAGGAAGTCAAAGATGCCTCAGTGGACGCAATCCCGGCCGCCATCTCCACTGCGGAAGAACCAGCCCCTTTCGCCCCTCCTTCCCGGCTGGAGTCCTTCTTCAGTAACTGTAAGCCACTTCCAGAAGCGCCCCCCGACGTGCCCCCAGAGCCTGCATGTATGACCACCGTGGCTCAGGTGGAGGCTCTGGGGCCTCTGGAAAATACCTTCCTGGAAAATGGCCACAGCCTCTCTGCGCTTGGCCCAGTGGAGCCGGTGTCCTGGCCCGACGCCTTCCCCAACTCCGAGGACGACCTGGACCTGGGGCCCTTCTCACTGCCAGAACTTCCTCTGCAAACAAAAGATGTTTCTGATGTGGAAACAGAACCTGTAGAAGAGAGTCCTCTCATTCCCCCGGAAAGTACCCCTGCAGGGGCCCCCATGGTCCTTAATGGTGGGGATGTGGCTACATCAGCTGCTGAGGAACAGCTCGTGCTGCCTCCTGACCAGGCAGTCCCCCAGCTCCCCGCCGAGCCCGAGCCCTCAGAAGGGCCAAAGCCAGATGTGATGTTGGAAGCCACGGTGGAAGCAGAAGCCGAGTCGGAGGGTAGAGCCCCTGAGGCCTCTGACTCCAGCTTGGGGCTCACACCACCCTCCCCGGAGCAGCGTCCGCCCGGGAGTGGAGATGAGGCCGAGGGCCCGGACCCCTCGGCAGCACCCCACAGCACACCCGAGCCCCTTGGGGATGGCCCTGCACAGGCACATGGAGCAGACGGGGCTGGCCCCCATGACAGCGCTGGGCTTGAGGGGCCTCCAGGCAGCCTCCAGTCTGAAAGTACAGAACAAGAACCCAGACCCACAGCCGAAGCCCCGAAGGCCCCCAAAATTGAGGAGATCCCCCAGCGCATGACCAGGAACCGGGCTCAGATGCTGGCCAACCAGAACAAGCAGAGCTCACCGCCTTCAGAGAAGGAGCCCGCCCCTACCACCACTCCCACTCCCAGAGCAAAGGGCCGTGGCTCCGAGGAGGAGGACCCCCAAGCCCAGCACCCGCGCAAACGCCGCTTCCAGCGCTCCAGCCAGCAGCTGCAACAGCAGATGAACACGTCCACACAGCAGACGCGGGAGGTGATCCAGCAGACTCTGGCTGCCATCGTGGATGCCATCAAGCTGGATGACATTGAGCCCTACCACAGCGATAGGTCCAACCCGTACTTTGAATACTTGCAGATCAGGAAGAAGATTGAGGAGAAGCGGAAGATCCTGTGCTACATCACCCCACAGGCTCCCCAGTGCTACGCCGAGTACGTCACCTACACAGGCTCCTACCTCCTAGATGGCAAACCGCTCAGCAAGCTGCACATCCCCGTG ATcgcaccccctccctccctggcagAGCCCCTGAAGGAGCTGTTCAAGCAGCAGGAGGCCGTGAGGGGGAAGCTGCGCCTGCAGCACAGCATCGAGCGG GAAAAGCTGATCGTCTCCTGCGAACAGGAGATCCTGCGGGTTCACTGCCGGGCGGCGAGGACCATCGCAAATCAGGCTGTGCCGTTCAGCGCCTGCACCATGCTGCTGGACTCTGAGGTCTACAACATGCCTCTGGAAAGCCAG GGCGATGAGAACAAGTCTGTGCGAGATCGGTTCAACGCCCGCCAGTTCATCTCCTGGCTCCAGGACGTGGATGACAAGTACGACCGCATGAAG ACGTGTCTCCTGATGCGGCAGCAGCATGAGGCTGCGGCCCTGAACGCTGTGCAGAGGATGGAGTGGCAGCTGAAGGTCCAGGAGCTGGACCCCGCTGGGCACAAGTCCCTGTGTGTGAACGAAGTGCCCTCCTTTTACGTGCCCATGGTAGATGTCAATGACGACTTCGTGCTTCTGCCAGCCTGA